One Maribacter dokdonensis DSW-8 genomic region harbors:
- a CDS encoding VOC family protein encodes MKKAILLSAVLFSFWGIECNAQDKAMNTHATENKSDMKSFISIFEIPATDITRAVNFYKAILDIEIEKMEFPEMQMGIFPYENQMVTGVIMKAEGYTPSANGITIYLNGGDNLQAILDKVEINGGEIMVPKSLHADESGYYAIFLDSEGNKMGLHSPN; translated from the coding sequence ATGAAAAAGGCAATACTATTAAGTGCGGTATTATTTTCTTTTTGGGGAATTGAGTGTAATGCTCAAGATAAAGCAATGAATACGCACGCAACTGAAAACAAAAGCGATATGAAAAGTTTTATTTCCATTTTTGAAATTCCGGCTACGGATATTACAAGGGCGGTTAATTTTTACAAAGCTATTTTGGACATAGAAATAGAAAAAATGGAATTCCCGGAAATGCAAATGGGTATATTCCCCTATGAAAATCAAATGGTCACTGGTGTTATCATGAAGGCGGAAGGCTATACCCCATCTGCAAACGGAATAACCATTTATTTAAATGGTGGTGATAACTTACAAGCTATACTCGACAAAGTCGAAATCAATGGTGGCGAAATTATGGTGCCGAAATCGCTTCATGCAGACGAAAGCGGTTATTATGCTATATTCCTGGACTCTGAAGGCAATAAAATGGGTCTGCATTCACCAAACTAA
- a CDS encoding AraC family transcriptional regulator, with the protein MNYQTFQPHQDLEALVSCYWTLEIPAKYSSERQRIVPDGCIEMAFILGDDIKRYTSQDEFILQPRAMVLGQTIAPFFIEPTGYVNTFAIRFYPYGFANFVTTPIEQLANKETPLTSLFDASIVNELERSIINAEDTKQRIVVIEKFLLERLHEQSTIDTIVKQTVDALLTSNGTATITTILKEDLSKRRQLERNFKKQIGVSPKQLGKVIRLQSALKMLLNKETDSLTKIAYESDYFDQAHFNKDFKEFTGISPTAFLSNEQMVLSTLFYK; encoded by the coding sequence ATGAACTACCAAACATTTCAACCACATCAAGATCTGGAAGCTTTGGTAAGTTGTTATTGGACTTTGGAAATTCCTGCTAAATATAGTTCAGAAAGACAGCGCATAGTACCAGATGGTTGCATTGAAATGGCGTTTATTCTTGGCGATGATATTAAACGCTATACTTCGCAAGATGAATTTATACTACAACCACGTGCCATGGTACTTGGGCAAACTATTGCACCCTTTTTTATTGAACCTACGGGCTATGTAAACACTTTTGCCATACGTTTCTACCCTTATGGCTTTGCCAATTTTGTTACTACACCCATTGAGCAATTGGCAAATAAAGAAACCCCGCTAACCTCACTTTTTGATGCTTCAATTGTCAATGAACTGGAGCGCAGCATTATTAATGCAGAAGACACAAAACAACGCATTGTAGTTATTGAAAAATTCCTTTTAGAAAGGTTGCATGAACAATCCACCATTGATACTATTGTAAAGCAAACCGTAGATGCCCTTTTAACCTCAAACGGTACTGCGACTATTACCACCATTCTCAAAGAAGATTTGTCCAAAAGAAGACAATTGGAAAGAAATTTTAAAAAGCAGATTGGCGTTAGTCCCAAACAATTGGGCAAGGTCATACGATTGCAATCGGCATTAAAAATGCTACTGAACAAAGAAACGGACAGCCTTACTAAAATTGCCTATGAAAGCGACTATTTTGACCAAGCCCATTTTAATAAGGATTTTAAGGAGTTTACCGGCATTAGTCCCACAGCATTCTTAAGCAATGAACAAATGGTACTCTCTACCTTGTTCTATAAATAG
- a CDS encoding DUF1853 family protein, with protein sequence MQFGVSQFQFPEVAVDSFVVSEIPEKLRLGHQMEFVCNQLLEASNAYDVLLHNLPIREEKRTIGEIDFIVQETATKQLIHIELTYKFYLIDTNIKEPIHQLVGPNRRDAFYAKLEKIKNNQFSLIHTLIGRSALLEKGIDTGNMTQQVCYKAQLFQPYSSYTLSIAPLNKNCIIGYWLRLAAFHTADFTPHTFYIPTKSEWVLHPTDNVAWRSHKEIIIAITERLKNNSAPMVWMKKNNTFEKFFVVWW encoded by the coding sequence GTGCAATTTGGCGTTTCTCAGTTTCAGTTTCCTGAGGTGGCGGTAGACAGTTTTGTGGTTAGTGAAATACCGGAAAAATTGCGTTTGGGACATCAAATGGAATTTGTGTGCAATCAGTTATTAGAGGCAAGTAATGCGTATGATGTTCTCCTGCACAATTTGCCCATACGAGAGGAAAAACGAACTATTGGTGAAATAGATTTTATTGTTCAGGAAACCGCTACAAAGCAGCTAATTCACATAGAATTGACCTATAAATTCTATCTGATCGACACCAATATTAAAGAACCCATACACCAACTCGTAGGTCCTAACCGACGCGATGCCTTTTATGCCAAGCTAGAAAAGATAAAAAACAACCAATTTTCATTGATTCACACGCTTATTGGGCGCTCCGCATTGTTGGAAAAAGGAATTGATACCGGAAACATGACGCAGCAAGTTTGCTATAAAGCCCAGTTATTTCAACCTTATTCAAGTTACACATTATCCATTGCACCGTTAAACAAAAATTGTATTATAGGCTATTGGTTACGCTTGGCAGCATTTCATACGGCTGACTTTACACCACATACATTCTATATCCCCACCAAAAGCGAATGGGTTTTGCACCCTACAGACAACGTAGCATGGCGCTCACACAAAGAAATTATTATAGCTATTACAGAACGCCTAAAAAACAACAGTGCACCCATGGTTTGGATGAAGAAAAACAACACGTTTGAGAAGTTCTTTGTGGTATGGTGGTAA
- a CDS encoding vWA domain-containing protein yields MAMNERKGFRFETYEAPEQSIFDKLFDIFQELITHTSGDFDEAIDWLRELDKEYELTTEDYTIDDFIEDLKAKGYIREEFKDGGGDGEDGEEGSGGGDISITAKMERIIRQRALDQIFGKLKRSGAGNHKTGKSGQGDEHTGDLREYRYGDGLENISMTESLKNAQINHGVGSFQLSENDLVVEDTQHKAQMSTILMIDISHSMILYGEDRITPAKKVAMALAELITTRYPKDTLDILVFGNDAWPIPIKDLPYLKVGPYHTNTVAGLQLAMDMLRRKRNTNKQIFMITDGKPSCLRMPDGTYYKNSVGLDDFIVEKCYNMARQARKLHIPITTFMIAQDPYLMQFIRHFTEANKGKAFFTGLKGLGEMIFEDYEANRKKRLK; encoded by the coding sequence ATGGCTATGAATGAAAGAAAAGGGTTTCGCTTTGAAACGTACGAAGCACCCGAACAATCGATTTTTGATAAGCTTTTTGATATTTTTCAGGAGCTGATCACACATACTTCTGGCGATTTTGACGAAGCCATAGACTGGTTACGTGAGCTGGACAAGGAATATGAACTGACTACCGAAGACTACACCATTGACGATTTTATTGAAGATCTAAAGGCGAAAGGGTATATACGCGAAGAGTTTAAGGATGGCGGTGGTGACGGTGAAGATGGGGAAGAAGGTTCTGGCGGCGGAGATATTTCCATAACCGCAAAAATGGAGCGTATTATTCGTCAGCGTGCATTGGACCAAATTTTTGGAAAGTTAAAACGTAGTGGTGCAGGTAACCATAAAACAGGTAAATCCGGACAAGGAGATGAGCACACGGGCGACCTGAGGGAATACCGTTACGGCGATGGTCTAGAAAACATATCTATGACCGAGAGTCTTAAAAATGCCCAAATTAATCATGGTGTAGGTAGTTTTCAATTGAGCGAAAATGATCTGGTAGTAGAAGATACCCAGCATAAAGCACAAATGAGCACCATTCTTATGATTGATATTAGCCATAGTATGATCCTGTATGGCGAAGACCGTATTACGCCCGCCAAAAAGGTGGCTATGGCATTGGCAGAATTGATTACCACCAGATACCCAAAAGACACATTGGATATTTTGGTTTTTGGTAATGATGCCTGGCCCATACCCATCAAAGATTTACCGTACTTAAAAGTAGGTCCGTATCACACTAATACCGTTGCCGGATTACAACTGGCCATGGATATGCTACGCAGAAAGCGTAATACCAATAAACAGATTTTTATGATCACCGATGGTAAGCCAAGTTGTTTGCGCATGCCAGACGGTACGTATTATAAAAACAGTGTGGGGCTAGATGATTTTATTGTGGAAAAATGCTACAACATGGCACGCCAAGCACGTAAGTTGCATATACCCATTACCACATTTATGATTGCCCAAGATCCATATCTCATGCAGTTTATTCGCCATTTTACGGAAGCCAACAAGGGCAAGGCATTTTTCACAGGATTAAAAGGGTTGGGTGAAATGATATTTGAAGATTACGAAGCAAACAGAAAAAAAAGATTGAAATAA
- a CDS encoding MoxR family ATPase, translated as MKLDYKNIHTLGALKAAGYQTKSVKDELRDNLIDKIKKGEDAFTGVWGYEDSVIPELERAILSRHNINLLGLRGQAKTRLAHLMINLLDEYIPVVAGSEINDDPMKPMSRFAMELIKEKGDDTPISWLHKSERFAEKLATPDVTVADLIGDVDPIKAANLKLSYADDRVIHFGMIPRANRCIFVINELPDLQARIQVSLFNILEEGDIQIRGFKLRLPLDIQFVFTANPEDYTNRGSIVTPLKDRIGSQILTHYPDDIEIARKITEQEARLDARQTDAVYVPDLAKDLLEQVIFEARDSEYVDAKSGVSARTSITAFENLLSTAERRSLLNGGDHTMVRLSDFLGIVPAITGKIELVYEGEQEGADVVAGILIDDAVKTLFPKYFPKINKLERKDEETVYDELLHWFFQGEGFELMDDFTDEEYKRALDSIPALNQLLKDHQPDFDAKDAYFLKELLLWGLVSYKKLNKQRFTDGYEFKDLYSSFLKGI; from the coding sequence ATGAAATTAGATTATAAAAATATACATACGTTGGGGGCCTTAAAAGCTGCCGGATACCAAACCAAAAGTGTAAAAGATGAGTTGCGAGACAACCTTATTGATAAAATAAAAAAGGGAGAAGATGCCTTTACCGGTGTTTGGGGCTATGAAGATTCGGTTATTCCGGAATTGGAGCGTGCCATACTATCTAGACATAACATTAATTTATTGGGACTTCGTGGTCAGGCAAAAACACGTTTGGCGCATTTAATGATAAATCTGTTAGATGAATATATTCCCGTTGTAGCAGGTTCTGAAATCAATGACGACCCCATGAAACCCATGTCTAGATTTGCCATGGAACTGATCAAAGAAAAAGGGGACGATACCCCAATTTCATGGTTGCATAAAAGTGAGCGTTTTGCAGAAAAATTGGCAACGCCAGATGTTACGGTGGCAGATTTAATTGGTGATGTGGATCCTATAAAAGCGGCAAACCTAAAATTATCTTATGCAGATGATAGGGTAATTCACTTCGGGATGATTCCACGTGCCAATCGCTGCATATTCGTAATCAACGAGTTACCCGATCTACAAGCTCGTATTCAGGTATCTTTGTTCAATATTCTGGAAGAAGGTGATATCCAGATCAGGGGATTTAAATTGAGATTGCCTTTGGATATTCAGTTCGTATTCACGGCAAACCCGGAAGATTACACCAATAGAGGTAGTATTGTAACTCCACTAAAAGATAGAATTGGGTCGCAAATATTAACCCATTATCCTGATGATATTGAAATAGCCAGAAAAATTACGGAACAAGAAGCCAGGCTTGATGCCCGCCAAACCGATGCTGTTTATGTTCCGGATCTTGCAAAAGACCTTTTGGAGCAAGTGATTTTTGAAGCTCGGGACAGTGAGTATGTAGATGCCAAAAGTGGGGTGAGTGCCCGTACGAGTATTACGGCTTTTGAAAACTTATTGAGTACCGCAGAGCGCAGGTCTTTATTGAACGGTGGTGATCATACCATGGTACGTTTAAGTGATTTCTTAGGAATTGTACCTGCCATTACGGGGAAAATAGAATTGGTATATGAAGGAGAGCAGGAGGGAGCGGATGTTGTTGCTGGTATCCTGATAGATGATGCGGTAAAAACATTGTTTCCGAAGTATTTTCCAAAAATCAATAAGCTAGAACGAAAAGATGAAGAAACGGTTTATGATGAACTGTTGCACTGGTTTTTTCAAGGAGAAGGTTTTGAATTGATGGACGATTTTACCGATGAGGAATACAAACGTGCATTGGATAGTATTCCTGCATTAAATCAGCTGTTGAAAGATCATCAGCCAGATTTTGATGCAAAAGATGCCTATTTCTTAAAAGAGTTGTTATTATGGGGATTGGTTTCCTACAAAAAATTGAACAAACAACGCTTTACAGACGGGTATGAGTTTAAAGACCTGTACAGTAGTTTTTTAAAAGGAATTTAA
- a CDS encoding sensor histidine kinase, translating to MKNEKTLTPKLVKKLWIAFIFLIVLMGASYIFITGYLTLNYNEAITQRINANVAEHVIQEKFQNDAPFLEDGSVNKALFGDLMHDMMAVNRGIEIYLLNNAGDILYSVVLEHNDNEPMKSVSLEPINKYIASKGQEFILGDDPLNPNEQNIFSAAPFSIDGHEGYIYIIVAGKQLALISDNLFGSYFTKLSIGAIFLTMLFSALIGVLSIWFLTKNLRLITQTVRKFQEGDLDIRIENPEESDIEVVALSFNKMADSIVENMEKIKSVDNLRRELIANVSHDLRTPLAVLKGYIETLQIKKDSLTEDQKDEYLQITHANIDKLSDLINQLFEYSKLEAEQVTPIKEPFSITELSHDLIAKFRLLAEQKQLHLELDNPEENYMVYADIGLVERALQNLIENAIKYTEPHGKVTLSLVKMGKQIEINITDTGNGIPINDQPFIFDRYKQVDKTTKKQGLGLGLAIVKKIMDLHDTTIVVLSKPYEGSSFIFKLPAYQLQ from the coding sequence ATGAAGAATGAAAAGACCTTGACCCCTAAACTGGTCAAAAAATTATGGATCGCTTTTATTTTCCTAATTGTTTTAATGGGTGCCTCTTATATTTTTATCACAGGGTATCTTACGCTTAACTACAATGAAGCCATTACCCAGCGCATTAATGCTAACGTTGCAGAACATGTCATCCAGGAAAAATTTCAGAACGATGCCCCTTTTCTTGAAGACGGTAGTGTAAACAAAGCGCTCTTTGGTGATTTAATGCATGATATGATGGCCGTTAATCGCGGTATAGAAATATATCTTTTGAACAATGCCGGTGACATTCTGTATTCCGTAGTATTGGAACATAACGATAACGAACCAATGAAATCGGTTTCCTTAGAACCGATTAATAAATACATTGCATCAAAAGGACAAGAATTTATTTTGGGCGACGATCCTTTGAACCCCAATGAGCAAAACATTTTTTCTGCAGCTCCATTTTCAATAGATGGTCATGAAGGCTATATCTATATTATTGTTGCCGGAAAGCAATTGGCCCTTATAAGTGACAACCTTTTTGGCTCGTATTTTACAAAACTGAGCATTGGTGCCATTTTTCTGACCATGCTTTTTTCGGCTTTAATTGGAGTTCTAAGTATTTGGTTCTTGACCAAAAATTTAAGGTTGATTACACAAACCGTTCGTAAATTTCAAGAAGGCGATCTAGATATTAGAATAGAAAATCCTGAAGAATCCGATATTGAAGTGGTAGCACTTTCCTTTAATAAAATGGCAGACTCCATAGTAGAGAATATGGAGAAAATAAAATCCGTAGATAATTTACGAAGAGAGTTGATTGCCAATGTATCACATGACTTACGTACTCCGCTTGCCGTTTTAAAAGGATATATAGAGACGTTACAGATCAAGAAAGATTCATTGACAGAGGATCAAAAAGACGAGTACTTACAAATAACCCATGCTAACATTGATAAGTTATCCGACTTGATCAATCAACTGTTCGAGTATTCTAAATTAGAAGCAGAACAAGTGACCCCAATAAAAGAACCTTTCTCTATCACAGAACTTTCACACGATCTTATTGCAAAGTTCAGGTTATTGGCAGAACAGAAGCAATTGCATTTAGAATTGGACAATCCAGAGGAGAATTATATGGTCTATGCGGATATTGGTTTGGTAGAAAGGGCATTGCAGAATTTAATAGAGAATGCAATTAAGTACACGGAGCCTCATGGAAAAGTCACTTTGAGCCTTGTAAAAATGGGCAAACAAATAGAAATCAATATTACCGATACCGGTAACGGCATACCTATAAATGACCAACCATTTATATTTGATCGATATAAACAGGTAGATAAAACCACCAAAAAACAAGGGTTAGGTTTAGGCCTTGCCATTGTTAAAAAGATTATGGACTTACATGACACCACTATTGTGGTACTCAGTAAACCATATGAAGGCAGTTCCTTTATTTTTAAATTGCCCGCTTATCAATTGCAATGA
- a CDS encoding response regulator transcription factor has protein sequence MKRILIIEDDPEIIKLLELHLSDVSYETTMAMDGDEGLQLALQNDYELILLDLTLPSLDGVEVCRRLRATKNTPVIMLTAKSEEIDRVLGLEIGADDYMTKPFSIRELLARIKAVLRRTNDTGKKQEDTSIISAEGLTIDIDKRKVVVDDYKIELSPKEFELLVLMASNPGRNYTRTELLNMIWGYNFEGYEHTVNSHINRLRAKIESDMANPTYILTTWGVGYKFNEEIMAL, from the coding sequence ATGAAACGTATACTAATTATAGAGGATGACCCCGAAATCATTAAGTTGTTAGAACTTCATTTGTCTGATGTCAGCTATGAAACAACCATGGCTATGGATGGCGATGAAGGACTTCAGCTGGCTTTGCAAAATGATTATGAGCTCATACTTTTAGATTTGACCTTGCCAAGCTTAGATGGTGTTGAAGTTTGTAGAAGACTACGGGCTACCAAAAATACACCTGTAATCATGCTTACCGCAAAGTCAGAGGAAATTGATCGGGTTCTGGGCTTGGAAATAGGCGCAGATGATTATATGACCAAACCTTTTAGCATAAGGGAATTATTGGCACGGATAAAAGCTGTTTTAAGGAGAACTAACGACACCGGTAAAAAACAAGAAGATACTTCCATAATATCAGCGGAGGGTTTAACCATAGATATTGACAAACGTAAGGTCGTTGTGGATGATTATAAAATCGAACTTTCGCCTAAGGAATTTGAGCTATTGGTCTTAATGGCCTCTAATCCTGGTAGAAACTATACCAGAACAGAATTATTGAATATGATCTGGGGCTATAATTTTGAAGGATACGAGCATACGGTAAACTCCCATATCAACAGATTACGCGCCAAAATAGAATCTGATATGGCTAACCCAACCTATATTTTAACAACATGGGGCGTTGGTTACAAGTTTAATGAAGAGATAATGGCATTATGA